The window CGGAAAGATAGGACGGCGTGAGCAAACTGAGCGGCGACATCATCGATGAACTGACCTGGCGTGGACTGATCGCACAGTCCACCGACCTGGATGCCCTGCGCGCGGCGCTGGCCGCCGGTCGGCTCACCCTCTACGCCGGTTTCGATCCCACCGCCGCCAGCCTGCACGCCGGACACCTGGTGCCGTTGCTCGCGCTCAAGCGTTTTCAGCGCGCCGGCCACCGCCCGATCGTCCTCGCGGGCGGCGCCACCGGACTCATCGGTGATCCGCGCGATGTCGGCGAGCGCAGCATGAACTCCACCGACACCGTCGCCGAATGGGCCGGGCGGATCCGTTCGCAGCTGGGGCGTTTCGTCGACCTCGACGACTCCGACACCGGCGCGATCATCGCCAACAACATGGACTGGACAGGTCCGCTGTCGACCGTCGACTTCCTGCGCGACATCGGCAAACACTTCTCGATCAACGTGATGCTGGCCCGCGACACCATCAAGCGGCGGCTCGACGGTGAGGGCATCTCCTACACCGAGTTCAGCTACATGCTGTTGCAGGCCAACGACTACCTGCAGCTGCGCCGCAAGTTCGACTGCACGCTGCAGGTCGGCGGGTCGGACCAGTGGGGCAACATCATCGCCGGCGTCGAACTGAACCGCCGGGTCGACGGCGCTTCCGTGCACGCGATGACGGTGCCGCTGGTGACCTCGTCCGACGGCAAGAAGTTCGGCAAGTCGACCGGCGGCGGCAGCCTGTGGCTGGACCCGGAGATGACCAGCCCCTACGCCTGGTACCAGTACTTCGTGAATACCGCGGACGCCGATGTCGTCCGGTACCTGCGCTGGTTCACCTTCCTCTCGCG is drawn from Nocardia sp. XZ_19_385 and contains these coding sequences:
- the tyrS gene encoding tyrosine--tRNA ligase, which codes for MSGDIIDELTWRGLIAQSTDLDALRAALAAGRLTLYAGFDPTAASLHAGHLVPLLALKRFQRAGHRPIVLAGGATGLIGDPRDVGERSMNSTDTVAEWAGRIRSQLGRFVDLDDSDTGAIIANNMDWTGPLSTVDFLRDIGKHFSINVMLARDTIKRRLDGEGISYTEFSYMLLQANDYLQLRRKFDCTLQVGGSDQWGNIIAGVELNRRVDGASVHAMTVPLVTSSDGKKFGKSTGGGSLWLDPEMTSPYAWYQYFVNTADADVVRYLRWFTFLSREELDELEVATAERPHAREAQRRLAAEMTTLVHGAENTESVQLASQALFGRGELRELNEPTLGAALREAAVDGVVAEVKPGETIVDLLVASGLSESRGAARRAVNEGGAYVNNEKISDLEWTPAEADYLHGSWLVLRRGKKNLAGARRAGS